From Solidesulfovibrio carbinoliphilus subsp. oakridgensis, the proteins below share one genomic window:
- a CDS encoding polysaccharide deacetylase family protein has translation MKHALAVAALLCAGLTGPAGPALAGGSPALFGALWSRDDLRAAAAEKKSGRLGEPDRSPPATTTAPVLPPLPDALAGSIRRVDTHGEKLVALTFDLCELADQVSGYDGAVVAALRAAGARATFFAGGKWMRSHPKRAMELLTDPLFEIGSHAWTHGNFGRLDPAAMRREIEWTQAEYAALRAEAVRLARERGLSEADIASIPQAPTLFRFPYGRCRPEALAELAASGLAAIQWSLTTGDPDPASTPERIVQTVLDRVRPGDILIGHANGNGHGTGEALPALLAELTKRGYRCVTVSELVAAGRPVIASDCYDIHPGDTAQYDRIFGDGTTHPRKKSGPRPAPQPAPSSP, from the coding sequence GTGAAACACGCCCTTGCCGTGGCCGCCCTGCTGTGCGCCGGCCTGACGGGACCGGCCGGTCCGGCCCTGGCCGGCGGTTCGCCGGCTTTGTTTGGCGCCCTGTGGAGCCGGGACGACCTGCGTGCCGCAGCGGCCGAGAAAAAGTCCGGCCGGCTCGGCGAACCCGACCGGTCGCCGCCGGCCACGACCACGGCCCCGGTCCTGCCCCCCCTGCCGGACGCCCTGGCCGGCTCCATCCGCCGGGTGGACACCCACGGGGAAAAGCTCGTCGCCCTGACCTTCGACCTGTGCGAACTGGCGGACCAGGTTTCCGGCTACGACGGAGCCGTGGTTGCGGCCCTGCGGGCGGCCGGGGCCAGGGCCACCTTTTTCGCGGGCGGCAAGTGGATGCGTTCGCACCCGAAACGGGCCATGGAGCTTCTGACCGATCCGCTGTTCGAGATCGGCAGCCACGCCTGGACCCACGGCAATTTCGGCCGGCTGGACCCGGCCGCCATGCGCCGGGAAATCGAGTGGACCCAGGCCGAATACGCGGCCCTTCGGGCCGAGGCGGTTCGGCTGGCCCGGGAACGCGGCCTGTCCGAGGCCGATATCGCCTCGATTCCGCAAGCGCCGACCCTCTTTCGCTTCCCCTACGGCCGCTGCCGGCCGGAAGCCCTGGCCGAGCTGGCTGCGTCGGGCCTGGCCGCCATCCAGTGGAGCCTGACCACGGGTGATCCGGACCCGGCCTCCACGCCCGAGCGGATCGTCCAGACGGTCCTCGACCGGGTGCGACCGGGCGACATCCTCATCGGCCACGCCAACGGCAACGGCCACGGCACCGGCGAGGCCCTGCCGGCCTTGCTGGCCGAGCTTACCAAGCGCGGCTACCGGTGCGTCACGGTCAGCGAACTCGTGGCCGCCGGCCGGCCGGTCATCGCCTCGGACTGCTACGACATCCACCCCGGCGACACGGCCCAGTACGACCGCATCTTCGGCGACGGCACCACCCATCCGCGCAAAAAAAGCGGGCCGCGACCCGCGCCGCAGCCCGCCCCGTCGTCGCCGTAA
- a CDS encoding TOBE domain-containing protein, translating into MKVSARNLIPGKIKTLTHGAVNSEVVIEVAPGVEVTSIITKHSAEAMGLKEGGSVKAMVKASSVMLVVD; encoded by the coding sequence ATGAAAGTCAGTGCCAGAAATCTGATCCCCGGCAAGATCAAGACCCTCACCCACGGAGCGGTCAACAGTGAAGTGGTCATCGAGGTCGCGCCGGGCGTGGAAGTCACCTCGATCATCACCAAGCACTCGGCCGAGGCCATGGGCCTCAAGGAAGGCGGATCCGTCAAGGCCATGGTCAAGGCGTCGAGCGTCATGCTGGTTGTGGACTAG
- a CDS encoding D-alanyl-D-alanine carboxypeptidase family protein, which yields MRRVIFLLMILCLVGPKTAFSARQSGKLPVKAAMVAEYGSGRVLFTQDPDKRIAPASVTKVMTMYLVFDALAAGRASLSDKVKVSRRADATGGSTMNLRAGEVVTLDELMRGMAVASGNDAAVAIAEHFGGVPHWVGMMNEKARELGMTSTTFKTPNGLPAPGQLTTARDLMKLATSYLRRYPQALRYHSTTEINHCGAVHGNTNRLLGVCEGVDGIKTGYVGSSGYNIIATAKRGDTRIIAVVLGGRTKQARNNATTRILDASFSGSVGSMMAAADTTADDDAPVRISHRHGRKGRHMKALRVADVERHAKIGAHRGASARLEARDAGVKAGRHAKAKSTKAGKSHSASRAQDKHHKKAGASGR from the coding sequence ATGCGGCGCGTTATCTTTCTGCTCATGATCCTGTGTCTGGTCGGTCCGAAAACAGCCTTTTCGGCCAGACAGTCCGGAAAGCTGCCGGTCAAGGCGGCCATGGTCGCGGAATACGGTTCTGGCCGGGTTCTTTTCACCCAGGATCCGGACAAACGTATCGCCCCGGCCTCGGTGACCAAGGTCATGACCATGTATCTGGTCTTCGACGCCCTGGCTGCGGGCCGGGCCAGCCTGTCGGACAAGGTCAAGGTCAGCCGCCGGGCCGACGCCACGGGCGGCTCGACCATGAACCTGCGGGCCGGCGAAGTCGTCACCCTGGACGAACTCATGCGCGGCATGGCCGTGGCCTCGGGCAACGACGCCGCGGTGGCCATTGCCGAACACTTCGGCGGCGTGCCCCACTGGGTGGGAATGATGAACGAAAAGGCCCGGGAACTGGGCATGACCAGCACCACCTTCAAAACGCCAAACGGCCTGCCCGCCCCGGGCCAGCTCACCACGGCCCGGGATCTCATGAAACTGGCCACCAGCTACCTGCGCCGCTATCCGCAGGCCCTGCGCTACCATTCCACCACCGAGATCAACCACTGCGGCGCGGTCCACGGCAACACCAACCGCCTGCTTGGCGTGTGCGAGGGCGTGGACGGCATCAAGACCGGCTACGTCGGATCGAGCGGCTACAACATCATCGCCACGGCCAAGCGCGGCGACACCCGCATCATCGCCGTGGTCCTCGGCGGCCGCACCAAGCAGGCCCGCAACAACGCGACCACCCGCATCCTCGACGCCTCCTTCTCCGGTTCGGTCGGCTCCATGATGGCAGCCGCGGACACCACCGCCGACGACGACGCGCCGGTGCGGATTTCCCACCGCCACGGCAGGAAGGGCCGCCACATGAAGGCCCTGCGCGTGGCCGATGTCGAGCGCCACGCCAAAATCGGAGCACACCGGGGCGCTTCGGCCCGCCTGGAAGCCCGTGACGCGGGCGTCAAGGCCGGCCGCCATGCCAAAGCCAAGTCCACAAAGGCCGGGAAGAGCCACTCCGCTTCGCGCGCCCAAGACAAACACCACAAAAAAGCCGGCGCTTCGGGCCGCTAA
- a CDS encoding MBL fold metallo-hydrolase yields MYIKTFRMDPLGVNSHLAWTGDGRAVVIDCGGRPGLVLEEIARRELTLTAILLTHLHYDHVLGVARLTRATGAPVHASAADAGVAQPGGDSERHPAVPAFDFEDIAPGRAVFLGEPCLVLPVPGHTPGHLAYFFPKSLVAFTGDTLFRGSVGRTDAPGGNGPGLLAAIRERLLSLPDAVELFPGHGPPTTVGREKAENPFFATPVAAAKADLK; encoded by the coding sequence ATGTACATCAAAACCTTTCGCATGGACCCGCTCGGGGTCAACAGCCACCTCGCCTGGACAGGAGACGGCCGGGCCGTGGTCATCGATTGCGGCGGCCGGCCTGGACTGGTGCTCGAGGAGATCGCCCGGCGGGAGCTGACGCTCACGGCCATTCTTCTCACCCATCTCCACTACGACCACGTGCTCGGCGTGGCCCGGCTGACCCGAGCCACGGGCGCGCCGGTCCACGCCAGCGCGGCGGATGCCGGCGTGGCCCAGCCCGGCGGCGACAGCGAGCGGCACCCGGCCGTTCCGGCCTTCGATTTCGAGGACATCGCCCCGGGGCGGGCCGTTTTTCTCGGCGAACCCTGCCTGGTCCTGCCCGTGCCCGGCCACACGCCCGGGCACTTGGCCTATTTTTTCCCAAAATCCCTCGTCGCCTTCACCGGGGACACGCTCTTTCGCGGCAGTGTCGGCCGCACCGACGCCCCGGGAGGGAACGGCCCGGGCCTGCTCGCCGCCATCCGGGAGCGTCTGCTGTCCCTGCCGGACGCGGTAGAGCTTTTTCCCGGGCACGGGCCGCCGACGACCGTTGGCCGGGAAAAGGCTGAAAATCCGTTTTTTGCAACGCCCGTGGCGGCCGCCAAAGCAGATCTAAAGTGA
- a CDS encoding carboxypeptidase M32 — MNANEAYANLAAHGRTSADLASSVSLLSWDQQVMLPPAAHPGRAGQIGAMTAILHRRATDPHIGEWLAACEGSTLTADPLTPEAANIREWRRDFDLAVKIPEGLAVALARAASAGQRAWELARKDDAFAAFAPHLATLLDLSRQKAEALGYAGEPYDALLDGFEPGETVATIAPILAELRDETTALLDAVKGAVPPAPLPAEPYPQADQQAFLARVTALIGLPAAASRLDVSAHPFSTLIGPGDARITVRYDEADFTKALFGAVHETGHALYSLGHASDDRYGTPMGEFVSLGVHESQSRLWENQVARSLPFWEHVLPLAARHFPTLAGLAPSDVFRAVGAIAPGLIRVDADETTYNPHIVLRFELELALLRGDLLVADLPGAWNEKSRAILGLTPPNDAAGCLQDVHWSMGAFGYFPTYSLGNIYAACLFEAAETAIPDLAGRMAAGNFAPLLKWLGQNIHAKGRLLRPRDLIAAATGKAPTAGPLLRHLKAKAAAIYGV, encoded by the coding sequence ATGAACGCGAACGAAGCCTATGCGAACCTTGCGGCCCACGGCCGGACATCGGCCGATCTGGCCTCTTCCGTAAGCCTCCTGTCCTGGGACCAGCAGGTGATGCTGCCCCCGGCGGCCCACCCCGGCCGGGCCGGACAGATCGGGGCCATGACCGCCATCCTCCACCGCCGGGCCACGGACCCGCACATCGGGGAGTGGCTGGCCGCCTGCGAAGGCTCGACCCTGACGGCCGATCCGCTCACCCCCGAGGCGGCCAACATCCGGGAGTGGCGGCGCGATTTCGACCTGGCCGTCAAGATCCCCGAAGGCCTGGCCGTGGCCCTGGCCCGGGCCGCGAGCGCCGGCCAGCGGGCCTGGGAACTGGCCCGAAAGGACGACGCCTTCGCCGCCTTTGCCCCGCATCTCGCCACCCTGCTCGACCTGTCGCGCCAAAAGGCCGAGGCCCTCGGCTATGCCGGCGAACCCTACGACGCCCTGCTCGACGGCTTCGAACCCGGCGAAACCGTGGCCACCATCGCCCCGATCCTGGCCGAACTCCGCGACGAGACAACGGCCCTGCTCGATGCCGTCAAAGGCGCCGTACCTCCCGCCCCCTTGCCGGCCGAGCCGTATCCCCAGGCCGACCAGCAGGCCTTTCTGGCCCGGGTGACGGCGCTGATCGGCCTGCCCGCCGCCGCTTCGCGCCTGGACGTCTCGGCCCACCCGTTTTCCACCCTGATCGGGCCGGGCGATGCCCGCATCACGGTCCGCTACGATGAGGCGGACTTCACCAAGGCCCTTTTCGGCGCGGTTCACGAGACCGGACACGCCCTCTACAGCCTGGGCCACGCCTCGGACGACCGTTACGGCACGCCCATGGGCGAATTCGTTTCTCTCGGCGTCCACGAATCCCAGTCCCGGCTCTGGGAGAACCAGGTGGCCCGGTCCCTGCCCTTCTGGGAGCATGTTCTGCCGCTGGCGGCCAGGCATTTTCCGACCCTGGCCGGCTTGGCCCCGAGCGACGTTTTCCGGGCCGTCGGGGCCATCGCGCCCGGGCTCATCCGGGTCGATGCCGACGAGACGACCTACAACCCGCACATCGTGCTGCGTTTCGAGCTGGAACTGGCGCTTCTTCGCGGCGATCTTCTCGTGGCCGACCTGCCCGGGGCCTGGAACGAGAAGTCCCGGGCCATTCTCGGCCTGACCCCGCCAAACGACGCGGCCGGCTGCCTCCAGGACGTCCACTGGTCCATGGGCGCGTTCGGCTATTTTCCGACCTACAGCCTGGGGAACATCTACGCCGCCTGCCTGTTCGAGGCGGCGGAAACGGCCATCCCGGACCTGGCCGGACGGATGGCGGCCGGAAACTTCGCGCCGCTTCTGAAATGGCTCGGCCAGAACATCCACGCCAAGGGCCGGCTCTTGCGGCCGCGCGACCTCATTGCCGCGGCCACCGGGAAAGCGCCGACGGCCGGGCCGCTCCTGCGCCACTTGAAGGCCAAAGCCGCGGCGATTTACGGTGTCTGA
- a CDS encoding cupin domain-containing protein, which translates to MKIMDYRDAPARELTSATMRGVTGRVVVGKADGADNFCMRVIEVAPGGVIPPHRHPWEHEQFVHAGRGRMRHDGQWTDIGPGTVLFVPGDAEHHIENTGDTPLVIVCLVPAGPPEL; encoded by the coding sequence ATGAAGATCATGGACTACCGCGACGCGCCGGCCCGGGAACTGACGTCCGCCACCATGCGCGGGGTCACGGGCCGGGTGGTCGTCGGCAAGGCCGACGGGGCGGACAACTTCTGCATGCGGGTGATCGAGGTGGCCCCGGGCGGCGTCATCCCGCCCCACCGTCACCCCTGGGAACACGAGCAGTTCGTCCACGCCGGCCGGGGACGGATGCGCCACGACGGCCAGTGGACCGACATCGGCCCCGGCACCGTCCTTTTCGTGCCCGGAGACGCGGAGCACCACATCGAAAATACCGGCGACACGCCGTTGGTCATCGTCTGCCTGGTGCCCGCCGGTCCGCCGGAACTGTAG
- the modA gene encoding molybdate ABC transporter substrate-binding protein, protein MHRLVAAALLLLAMALPARAGELTVFAAASLTDVVAALKGDFERLHPGTTVRPAFAASGALLSRLDAGEACDVFLSADIDTMGAAVNRHRVEPGTRTVFAGNTLVLAVPVGNPGRVAGLDSLAMGGVRRIGIGNPESVPAGRYAKRALQQKALTFALASKLVYYPSVRHVLAALAQGELDAGFVYATDAAVAGKDVAVAATLPLSPPVAYAGAVAARAKDPRGAAAFLAFLVTPEARAILARFGFTAP, encoded by the coding sequence ATGCACCGACTCGTCGCCGCAGCCCTCCTGCTTCTGGCCATGGCCCTGCCCGCCCGGGCCGGCGAACTGACGGTCTTTGCCGCCGCCAGCCTGACCGATGTCGTCGCGGCTCTCAAAGGAGACTTCGAACGACTCCATCCCGGCACCACGGTGCGGCCGGCCTTTGCCGCTTCGGGCGCGCTCCTGTCCCGTCTGGACGCGGGCGAGGCCTGCGATGTGTTTTTGAGCGCCGACATCGACACCATGGGCGCGGCCGTGAACAGGCATCGCGTGGAGCCGGGGACGCGCACGGTTTTCGCGGGCAACACCCTCGTTCTGGCCGTTCCCGTCGGCAATCCGGGCCGTGTGGCCGGGCTTGACTCCCTGGCCATGGGCGGGGTGCGCCGTATCGGCATCGGCAACCCGGAATCCGTCCCGGCCGGGCGCTATGCCAAGCGGGCCCTGCAGCAAAAGGCGCTCACCTTCGCCCTGGCCTCCAAGCTCGTCTACTACCCGTCCGTGCGCCATGTCCTGGCCGCCCTGGCCCAGGGCGAACTGGACGCCGGGTTCGTCTACGCCACGGACGCGGCCGTCGCCGGCAAGGATGTGGCCGTGGCCGCGACCCTGCCGCTCTCCCCGCCGGTGGCCTATGCCGGGGCGGTCGCGGCCCGGGCAAAAGACCCCCGAGGCGCGGCCGCCTTCCTGGCCTTCCTGGTCACGCCCGAGGCCCGGGCGATCCTGGCCAGATTCGGATTCACCGCACCCTAG
- a CDS encoding GGDEF domain-containing protein, which yields MQLMAKQNSILQTIEAEVFNIKKQAPKHNDYLVKLEKKYGNEVYSKIIYQLTRIQVPPRIAQQHLINVISHMQALSKAVGRDIGFCVACYDYFINVIKYIKNPVLIEEWQLKEKENSADKDELTGLFNRRYFNQQMHQESEKFRRFGSPFSLLMIDIDHFKRFNDTNGHQAGDEVLKIVADVLTRIGRAYDKVTRYGGEEFAVILPLTTRKDAANAAERLRTAIEKQRILFAGKDLGHVTVSIGIATCPIDSLDKTMLVQRADQALYVAKRTRNAVVAYCDYNRRNPEIY from the coding sequence ATGCAGCTAATGGCCAAACAAAACAGCATCTTGCAAACCATCGAAGCCGAAGTCTTCAACATCAAGAAACAGGCCCCCAAGCATAACGATTACCTGGTAAAACTTGAAAAGAAATACGGAAACGAGGTCTATTCCAAGATCATCTACCAGTTGACCCGCATTCAGGTTCCGCCGCGCATCGCCCAGCAGCATCTCATCAACGTGATCAGCCATATGCAGGCCTTGTCCAAGGCCGTGGGCCGCGACATCGGCTTCTGCGTCGCCTGTTACGACTATTTTATCAATGTCATCAAATATATCAAAAATCCGGTTCTCATCGAGGAGTGGCAGCTCAAGGAAAAGGAAAACAGCGCGGACAAGGATGAATTGACCGGGCTTTTCAACCGCCGGTACTTCAACCAGCAGATGCACCAGGAAAGCGAAAAATTCCGCCGGTTCGGCTCGCCCTTTTCCCTGCTCATGATCGATATCGACCACTTCAAGCGTTTCAACGACACCAACGGCCATCAGGCCGGGGACGAGGTCCTCAAAATCGTGGCCGACGTGCTGACCCGCATCGGCCGGGCCTACGACAAGGTGACCCGGTACGGGGGCGAGGAATTCGCCGTCATCCTGCCCTTGACGACCCGCAAGGATGCGGCCAATGCGGCGGAGCGCCTGCGCACGGCTATTGAAAAGCAGCGGATTTTATTCGCCGGCAAGGATCTTGGCCACGTGACGGTCAGCATCGGCATCGCCACCTGTCCCATCGATTCGCTGGACAAGACCATGCTGGTGCAGCGGGCGGACCAGGCCTTGTACGTGGCGAAACGGACGCGCAATGCCGTGGTGGCCTACTGCGATTACAATCGCCGCAACCCGGAAATATACTGA
- a CDS encoding DUF4198 domain-containing protein — MAGISRTILALAVVGLWAAPALAHFGMVIPSQDVVTDKGKATVGLTVSFSHPMEGNGMDMAKPKAFGVKSGDQTTDLLGTLKPAKVLDHAGWAGEYVFKRPGVGTFFVVPEPYFEPAEDKYIEHITKVVVPAFGEEEGWDEPVGLPAEIVPLTRPFGNYAGNVFTGKVLVDGKPAAGVTVEVEYDNKDKAYEAPNEYLTTQVVKTDANGVFSYAVPFSGWWGFAALTDAPETIQKDGAAKKVERGAVLWTKFLEPKRKKK, encoded by the coding sequence ATGGCAGGTATATCCCGGACAATCCTGGCTCTGGCGGTGGTGGGCCTTTGGGCCGCGCCGGCCCTGGCCCATTTCGGCATGGTCATTCCTTCCCAGGACGTGGTGACGGACAAGGGCAAGGCGACTGTGGGGCTGACGGTTTCTTTTTCCCACCCCATGGAAGGCAACGGCATGGACATGGCCAAACCCAAGGCCTTTGGCGTGAAAAGCGGAGACCAGACGACAGATCTGCTCGGGACGCTCAAGCCCGCCAAGGTCCTGGACCACGCGGGCTGGGCCGGGGAATATGTCTTCAAGCGTCCGGGCGTGGGCACGTTTTTCGTGGTGCCCGAACCCTATTTCGAGCCGGCCGAGGACAAGTATATCGAGCACATCACCAAGGTGGTGGTGCCGGCCTTTGGTGAGGAGGAGGGCTGGGACGAGCCGGTGGGGCTTCCGGCCGAGATCGTGCCGCTGACCCGGCCTTTCGGCAACTATGCGGGCAACGTGTTCACGGGCAAGGTCCTAGTGGACGGCAAGCCGGCCGCCGGCGTCACGGTGGAAGTGGAATACGACAACAAGGACAAGGCCTATGAGGCCCCCAACGAATACCTGACGACCCAGGTGGTCAAGACCGACGCGAACGGCGTCTTCAGCTATGCCGTTCCCTTTTCCGGCTGGTGGGGCTTTGCCGCCCTGACCGACGCGCCCGAGACCATCCAGAAGGACGGCGCGGCCAAGAAGGTGGAGCGCGGGGCCGTGCTGTGGACCAAGTTCCTTGAGCCCAAGCGCAAGAAGAAGTAG
- the cbiM gene encoding cobalt transporter CbiM, whose amino-acid sequence MHISEGVLSGPVLAGGWALAAAGTALGLRRLDYDRLMTVAILAAAFFVASLIHVPIGPVSVHLILNGLLGAILGPAAFPAICIALLLQAVLFQFGGLVVLGVNTVDMALPAILCFLAFGPLLRAGGRKRAVGAFCCGFFAVLLAGSLTALALALSGEAFAATAKVILLAHVPIMLIEGVLTAMAVAFVARVRPEMLHIRLAG is encoded by the coding sequence ATGCACATTTCCGAAGGGGTCCTTTCCGGGCCCGTCCTGGCCGGGGGCTGGGCCCTGGCCGCCGCCGGCACGGCCCTTGGCCTGCGGCGCCTGGACTACGACCGGCTGATGACGGTGGCCATCCTTGCTGCCGCCTTTTTCGTGGCCTCGCTCATCCATGTCCCCATCGGGCCGGTCAGCGTGCATTTGATCCTAAACGGCCTGCTCGGCGCGATCCTGGGCCCGGCCGCCTTTCCGGCCATCTGCATCGCCCTGCTGTTGCAGGCCGTGCTCTTCCAGTTCGGGGGCTTGGTGGTCCTTGGCGTCAACACCGTGGACATGGCTTTGCCGGCCATCCTGTGCTTCCTGGCCTTTGGCCCGCTCCTTCGGGCCGGCGGCCGGAAGCGGGCCGTGGGCGCCTTTTGCTGTGGCTTTTTTGCGGTCCTGCTGGCGGGAAGCCTGACCGCCCTGGCCCTGGCCCTGTCCGGCGAGGCCTTTGCCGCCACGGCCAAGGTCATCCTGCTGGCCCATGTGCCCATCATGTTGATCGAGGGCGTGTTGACCGCCATGGCCGTGGCCTTCGTGGCCAGGGTCCGGCCTGAAATGCTCCATATCCGTCTGGCCGGCTGA
- the cbiQ gene encoding cobalt ECF transporter T component CbiQ, with protein sequence MIDEPLTQGASRIHALDPRHRLVACLGLSLAAVLAVTPAAPLVVLAVGLVLTAAARPPAVVVWKRFCAVNFFVAFLWVILPLTTPGAPAWTLPGPGGLALTREGVHLATLITLKTNAVFFCLVPLLATIPVPALGRAMTALGVPAKFSFLFLFTYRYLHVIAEEYARLATAARLRGFVPATDGRTYRTYAALVAMVLVRSYDRSQRVYQSMLLRGFAGVFPSLDRFKSGRGDAIFLALALAVAAGAGSLDFFLSGRGHG encoded by the coding sequence ATGATCGACGAACCGCTCACCCAGGGAGCTTCCCGCATCCACGCCCTGGATCCGCGCCACAGGCTCGTAGCCTGCCTGGGGCTGTCCCTGGCCGCCGTCCTTGCCGTCACCCCGGCCGCGCCGCTTGTGGTCCTGGCCGTGGGCCTGGTGCTCACGGCCGCGGCCCGCCCCCCGGCCGTCGTGGTGTGGAAGCGATTTTGTGCGGTCAATTTTTTCGTGGCGTTTTTGTGGGTGATCCTGCCGCTGACCACCCCGGGCGCGCCGGCCTGGACGCTCCCGGGGCCGGGCGGCCTCGCATTGACCCGGGAGGGCGTGCATCTGGCCACGCTCATTACCCTCAAAACCAACGCCGTCTTTTTCTGCCTCGTGCCCCTGCTCGCCACCATCCCGGTCCCGGCCCTGGGCCGGGCCATGACCGCCCTTGGCGTGCCGGCCAAGTTCTCGTTCCTCTTTCTTTTCACCTACCGCTATCTCCATGTCATTGCCGAGGAATACGCCCGTCTGGCCACGGCGGCCCGACTTCGCGGCTTTGTGCCGGCCACCGACGGCCGGACCTACCGGACCTACGCCGCCCTGGTGGCCATGGTCCTGGTGCGCAGTTACGACCGGTCCCAGCGGGTCTACCAGTCCATGCTCCTGCGCGGGTTCGCCGGCGTTTTTCCGAGCCTCGACCGGTTCAAGTCCGGCCGGGGAGACGCGATTTTTCTCGCCCTGGCCCTGGCCGTGGCCGCAGGCGCGGGGAGTCTCGATTTTTTTCTTTCAGGGAGGGGACATGGCTGA
- a CDS encoding energy-coupling factor ABC transporter ATP-binding protein, with protein MAEPLLTLSGVSYTYPGAARPVLTDVDFIFGPGERIGLFGPNGSGKTTLLHVMMGLVRPDAGEVRYKGRRVATEKEFREVRRGIGLLLQNADDQIIYPTVLDDVAFGPLNCGLPPREARAVAERTLDLLGLADFGERLAHRLSGGEKKLVSLAGVLAMEPEALFLDEPTNGLDPETRERIVAILGRLGKPLIVISHDWDFLAQVTGTYYSIEHGRLAHDPDFILHRHVHGHPLGDHHHHHHGG; from the coding sequence ATGGCTGAGCCGCTTCTGACGCTTTCGGGCGTATCGTACACCTATCCGGGGGCGGCCCGGCCGGTGCTGACCGATGTCGATTTCATTTTTGGCCCAGGGGAGCGGATCGGGCTTTTCGGGCCAAACGGCTCGGGCAAGACCACGCTTTTGCACGTGATGATGGGACTTGTCCGGCCGGATGCCGGCGAGGTCCGGTACAAGGGGCGGCGCGTGGCCACGGAAAAGGAGTTCCGGGAGGTCAGGCGGGGCATCGGGCTGTTGCTCCAGAACGCCGACGACCAGATCATCTATCCCACGGTCCTTGACGATGTGGCTTTCGGGCCGCTCAACTGCGGCCTGCCGCCCAGGGAGGCCCGGGCCGTGGCCGAACGGACGCTGGACCTTCTCGGGCTGGCCGATTTCGGCGAACGGCTGGCCCATCGGCTGTCCGGCGGCGAGAAAAAGCTCGTATCCCTGGCCGGGGTCCTGGCCATGGAGCCGGAAGCCCTGTTCCTCGACGAACCGACCAACGGCCTGGACCCGGAAACCCGGGAGCGGATCGTGGCCATCCTCGGCCGGCTCGGCAAGCCGCTGATCGTCATCTCCCACGACTGGGATTTCCTGGCCCAGGTGACCGGGACCTATTACAGCATCGAACACGGCCGGCTGGCCCACGATCCGGATTTCATCCTCCACCGCCACGTCCACGGCCATCCCCTCGGCGACCACCACCACCATCACCACGGCGGCTGA
- a CDS encoding protein phosphatase CheZ: protein MVNDEELIERMLEKILHEVVPDLRESISATIEREVAKTLSRALLESEFHQRLNQEMRQGLQDIYKEINQAAKTEGEVQHQDDRQQADQLFQEAAQQLDKILQTTETATTEIMDIVEKHMDLQAAASGILAGLDGGPAAPGDVASLRAGNAALGEDLMRIMTTLSFQDLTGQRIKRIIEAIKKVEQIVLDLYLSTGLQIKARAEAPDKAIAELEAEARRKVSELKGPQTKVGQGDVDDLLAQLGLD from the coding sequence ATGGTCAATGACGAAGAACTGATCGAGCGGATGCTTGAGAAGATCCTGCACGAAGTGGTCCCGGACCTGCGGGAAAGCATCAGCGCCACCATCGAGCGGGAGGTGGCCAAGACCCTGTCCCGGGCCCTCCTCGAAAGCGAATTCCACCAGCGCCTGAACCAGGAGATGCGCCAGGGCCTGCAGGACATCTATAAAGAGATCAACCAGGCCGCCAAGACCGAAGGCGAGGTCCAGCACCAGGACGACCGGCAGCAGGCCGACCAGCTCTTCCAGGAGGCGGCCCAGCAGCTCGACAAGATCCTGCAGACCACGGAAACGGCCACCACCGAGATCATGGACATCGTGGAGAAGCACATGGACCTGCAAGCCGCCGCGTCCGGCATCCTGGCCGGCCTGGACGGCGGCCCGGCCGCACCCGGAGACGTGGCCAGCCTGCGGGCCGGCAACGCGGCCCTGGGCGAAGACCTCATGCGCATCATGACCACCCTGAGCTTCCAGGACCTGACTGGCCAGCGGATCAAACGGATCATCGAGGCCATCAAGAAGGTCGAACAGATCGTCCTTGACCTCTACCTGTCCACCGGACTCCAGATCAAGGCCCGGGCCGAGGCTCCGGACAAGGCCATCGCCGAACTCGAAGCCGAAGCCCGGCGAAAGGTGTCGGAACTCAAAGGCCCGCAGACCAAGGTCGGCCAAGGCGACGTGGACGACCTCCTCGCCCAGCTCGGCCTGGACTAA